A single genomic interval of Bradyrhizobium sp. CCBAU 53338 harbors:
- a CDS encoding CaiB/BaiF CoA-transferase family protein has translation MTRPLDGVLVIAIEQAIAAPYCTRQLADLGARVIKIERPDGGDFARAYDTRARGLASHFVWTNRSKESVTFDLKRPGALEAVQRLIAHADVFVQNLAPGAAARLGLADGVLRSTYKQLITCNISGYGPNGPWEKRKAYDLLIQAEAGFLSTTGTPDAVAKAGISIADIAAGTMAFQGILACLLRRAKSGQGDHVEVSMLEAMVEWMGYPLYYAMDGAQPPARAGAGHATIFPYGPYETADGMVLFGLQNDREWAAFTTIVLQRPEWASEARFKGNAGRMKERAEIDAVICDTFRKLPSNEAISRLETAGIGTARVNDMSAVWDHPQLRSRKRWAYIETPAGPMPSLRPISGESWQPRMDPVPSLGQHTEAVLKEFGLTEFRES, from the coding sequence GTGACGCGGCCACTGGACGGGGTATTGGTCATCGCAATCGAGCAGGCAATCGCGGCTCCCTATTGCACGCGTCAGCTTGCCGACCTCGGCGCCCGAGTCATAAAGATCGAACGGCCCGATGGTGGCGACTTTGCTCGGGCCTATGATACGCGTGCGCGTGGTCTTGCCAGTCATTTCGTCTGGACCAATCGGTCGAAAGAGAGCGTCACCTTCGACCTGAAACGGCCGGGAGCGTTGGAAGCCGTGCAACGGCTCATCGCGCACGCAGACGTGTTTGTGCAAAATCTTGCTCCAGGGGCAGCTGCCCGCCTAGGGCTCGCCGATGGCGTGCTGCGCTCCACATACAAGCAGCTGATTACTTGCAACATATCTGGATACGGTCCGAATGGGCCGTGGGAGAAGCGCAAAGCATACGATCTACTGATTCAGGCGGAGGCCGGCTTTTTGTCAACGACCGGCACGCCGGACGCCGTTGCAAAGGCCGGCATCTCGATTGCTGACATCGCTGCGGGCACAATGGCTTTTCAGGGCATTTTGGCCTGCTTGCTGCGTCGAGCCAAAAGCGGACAGGGCGATCATGTCGAAGTCTCGATGCTGGAGGCCATGGTGGAATGGATGGGATATCCGCTTTACTATGCGATGGACGGAGCACAACCTCCGGCTCGGGCGGGAGCTGGCCATGCCACGATCTTCCCATATGGGCCCTACGAAACTGCTGATGGCATGGTACTTTTCGGACTTCAAAATGATCGCGAGTGGGCCGCGTTCACGACGATCGTCTTACAACGGCCCGAGTGGGCCAGCGAAGCACGCTTTAAGGGCAATGCGGGCCGGATGAAAGAGCGAGCTGAGATCGATGCCGTCATCTGTGACACGTTCCGCAAGCTGCCGTCGAACGAAGCCATCTCGCGCCTCGAGACCGCCGGGATCGGTACGGCTCGCGTGAATGACATGTCCGCCGTGTGGGATCATCCGCAACTGCGCAGCCGCAAGCGCTGGGCTTATATCGAAACCCCGGCGGGCCCGATGCCATCTTTGCGACCAATTAGCGGTGAGTCCTGGCAGCCGCGTATGGACCCGGTGCCGTCCCTCGGACAACATACCGAGGCCGTCTTGAAGGAATTCGGTCTGACCGAGTTCCGCGAGAGCTGA
- a CDS encoding acetyl/propionyl/methylcrotonyl-CoA carboxylase subunit alpha translates to MSVRSILIANRGEIALRIIRACRTLGLRTIAVCSEADRGAAYLALADRAVCIGGAAADTSYLDIGAVMLAAAAVGADAIHPGYGFLSENGDFAEAVEGAGLIFIGPTSDVVRLMGDKIAAKAKMRELGVPCVAGSHGALPDDPQLCQACATEVGYPLIIKAAGGGGGRGMRIVRDSASLHQAIGATREEARRAFANPTIYLEKFLEHPRHVEIQVICDGGGEGVWLGARDCSMQRRHQKLIEEAPPPGVPEANIAELGERCVAACRAIGYRGVGTFEFLYQDGIFAFIEMNTRIQVEHPITEETSGIDIVREQIRVALGEPLGLRQSEVTCRGHAIECRINAEHPFDGIPSPGRVESWLAPGGPGIRVDTHIVAGSEVPSHYDSLIAKVIARGEDRSECIERMLSALADLRAEGIRLNTELHSVVLKDASFRDARLSIHSLEDILRRRASSDRR, encoded by the coding sequence ATGTCGGTGCGGTCCATATTGATCGCTAATCGAGGCGAGATAGCGCTCCGGATCATTCGCGCGTGTCGGACGCTGGGGCTGCGAACAATCGCTGTCTGCTCCGAGGCAGATCGAGGGGCGGCTTACCTTGCTCTTGCCGATCGAGCGGTCTGCATCGGCGGCGCGGCGGCAGATACGAGCTATCTGGATATTGGGGCGGTGATGCTCGCAGCAGCCGCCGTTGGTGCCGACGCAATTCACCCCGGATACGGGTTCTTGTCGGAGAACGGAGACTTCGCGGAAGCGGTCGAAGGCGCTGGGCTCATCTTCATTGGTCCGACCTCCGATGTTGTCCGGCTAATGGGGGATAAGATCGCCGCGAAGGCGAAAATGCGCGAGCTCGGCGTGCCTTGCGTTGCGGGAAGTCATGGCGCGCTTCCCGATGATCCGCAGCTCTGCCAAGCGTGTGCGACCGAGGTTGGGTACCCTCTTATCATTAAGGCGGCGGGCGGCGGCGGCGGTCGCGGCATGCGGATCGTACGAGACAGCGCAAGTCTCCACCAAGCGATCGGAGCCACGCGGGAGGAGGCGAGGCGGGCATTTGCCAATCCGACGATCTACCTGGAGAAATTTTTGGAGCACCCGAGGCACGTCGAGATCCAGGTCATCTGCGATGGGGGAGGCGAGGGAGTATGGCTCGGCGCCCGCGACTGCTCGATGCAGCGCCGCCACCAGAAATTAATTGAAGAGGCGCCGCCGCCAGGCGTGCCTGAGGCCAATATCGCCGAACTTGGGGAGCGCTGTGTAGCCGCTTGCCGGGCGATCGGCTATCGCGGCGTAGGCACCTTCGAATTTCTCTACCAGGACGGGATATTCGCTTTCATCGAGATGAATACGCGCATACAGGTCGAACATCCAATAACCGAGGAAACCAGCGGCATCGATATCGTGCGCGAGCAGATTCGGGTGGCATTGGGCGAGCCGCTCGGACTTCGTCAATCCGAGGTCACCTGCAGAGGCCATGCTATTGAGTGCCGGATCAATGCGGAACATCCTTTCGACGGCATTCCTTCTCCTGGTCGTGTTGAGAGCTGGCTGGCTCCGGGCGGACCGGGAATTCGGGTCGATACCCATATCGTGGCAGGTTCGGAAGTCCCTTCACACTACGACTCCTTGATAGCCAAGGTGATCGCTAGGGGCGAGGATCGTTCGGAGTGTATCGAGCGCATGCTTTCGGCCTTGGCAGACCTGCGCGCAGAGGGTATCCGGTTGAACACCGAGCTTCACTCGGTGGTATTGAAGGACGCGTCCTTTCGGGACGCGCGCCTTAGCATCCACTCCTTGGAAGACATCCTTCGACGGCGCGCCTCGTCCGATCGACGGTGA
- a CDS encoding LamB/YcsF family protein codes for MEIDLNSDLGEGLGRWRMGDDEALMKLVSSANVACGFHAGDAVIMTRMVEAAKENGVALGAHVGLPDILGFGRIPMKIDPRDMQKHALYQLGALSAIAKVNGYKVTHAGTHGALGQMAQENKEYIEKILEVFAAFDRDLIIAASVKSHAGTFAKSLGLRVVGKIFADRAYDDEARLVNRRHPGALITDLTEVARRMSQFLDDGTITSVSGKRIKVDAKCVLVHSDTPGAVEIARAVRTVVEDGGGRIVPLTELAA; via the coding sequence ATGGAGATTGATCTCAATTCTGATCTTGGCGAAGGCCTTGGCCGTTGGAGGATGGGAGACGACGAGGCGCTGATGAAGCTGGTCTCATCAGCGAACGTCGCTTGCGGCTTTCACGCGGGCGATGCGGTCATCATGACGCGCATGGTCGAGGCAGCGAAAGAGAACGGCGTAGCTCTCGGCGCACATGTCGGGCTGCCGGACATACTCGGTTTCGGGCGTATCCCGATGAAGATCGATCCGCGTGACATGCAGAAGCATGCGCTTTATCAACTGGGTGCGCTTTCTGCTATCGCGAAGGTCAATGGCTACAAGGTTACCCACGCGGGGACCCATGGCGCCCTGGGCCAGATGGCACAGGAAAACAAGGAATATATCGAGAAGATTCTCGAAGTGTTCGCGGCGTTCGACAGGGATCTGATCATCGCGGCTTCGGTCAAGAGTCACGCAGGCACATTCGCGAAGTCGCTCGGATTGCGGGTGGTAGGCAAGATCTTTGCTGACCGGGCATACGACGACGAGGCTCGCTTGGTTAATCGGCGACATCCGGGCGCACTTATCACCGATCTGACCGAGGTTGCGAGGAGAATGAGCCAGTTCCTCGATGACGGGACTATCACGTCCGTGTCGGGAAAGCGGATCAAGGTCGACGCAAAATGTGTCCTGGTCCATAGCGATACTCCGGGCGCTGTGGAAATCGCGAGAGCCGTAAGGACGGTGGTCGAAGACGGCGGAGGACGTATCGTTCCGCTAACGGAGCTTGCGGCGTAA